One Odontesthes bonariensis isolate fOdoBon6 chromosome 12, fOdoBon6.hap1, whole genome shotgun sequence genomic window, GAAGGAATATCTTCATAATGATAGCCCTGTGAGGATATGGTTAGGTTTGAATTACAGACATATTCATGAAGAACAGACAGCTAACGTTCGGGCAGCTACATAACAAATAAAATGCTGTGGGAGCAGGTTGTTGGCCTTTTGAGTGCTCTGTTCTGTAAAGACCTGGCAAGAAATTACacagaatggggggggggggggtgtattaTGTAAGGCAACCCTGGAAAATAATCTAATTGGGGCAATGCAGTCACATACTCGGCTGCAGGGAAAAAATGAGGTGCAAACCGCCTCTGGGACAGGGCAgcgtttttttaatactttttataGCATCAAGTTCAGTAGTTTCTAAGTAACCATAGgttgagaaaaaaatatatattcagaTTTTAAGACCACTAAAGCTAAAAAATATTATGGCAATTACATTACAAATGTTCCATTAACGTGACATATAAGAAGAACACTAAAGGCACAAAGAACATGAATTTGCTAGAAATGGTGTGGGCAAAGAATAATTCTTTTAAGGAGGAAATAAACACTAGcctaaaatgttgtttttgctGCCCACTCTGTACAGATGCACAGGTAGCAGTTAATTATTccttgtgtatgtgtatgtaaaaCACTGCAAGGGTGTCATGGTCAGCCTTGTGTTAAACCATTCTTCGAGGTACAGACACAAGTGATGGAAAAGTtgcaaaaaaataagaaaaaacagcGCAGAAACAATAGAAAAAGGTAAgtcaaatgaaacattttggAAAGTAAAGTTTATTGTGACattgtgaaattaaaaaaaaagcaaaacacacaaaaacaaaaaaacaaagaatagGAAATCAATAAAAACGAACAAACTACACACTGCTAAATGTATGCTAACAATGGAAGATGGATATGATGGGGAACTGCTGTGCTGGTGACTCCTGCAGAAAGCACCAGCTGTGTGACACACCAAGGCAACTTGTCACCTGTGGGTCTCCTTCTTGGGCAGGAGTGGTGTTGGATGGGACGGGTCTGGCGGACAGCTGGCTTCATCCCACTCCTCTTGGATGGAGACAGACTCTGAGTCTCCAATTTTTTGGTGATATCAGTCTTCTTTATGATAGCTACATTATCAGAAGAAACAAGGCCATTGAGTAAAGCACAGGGAAGCAAAAAATAAGCAGAGATAGCTGCTGAGCCATGTCAAAATGCTGACTGCCGTGAGATAAAGACTCCCCAGGAGCCCTTTGTAGCCGTTGTACTTGTTGATGCATGCATAAACAGATGACTTAATCACACGTGGGCTGCAAATATTTTGacaatgttttatatttttagaACAGCCACATGTATAAACAGCATTACTAAACTAACAGAACAAAGAGAATTGTGTAGTAATATTGTTTCTGCAAGAAGCAGTAACATATTTACAGTAGCATGGTGATGAACTCTAGTATTACATGTAAGAATTTATTAAGAATTTagcacactgtacagaatataCACAGATACTGTACTACTTAAATTACGAATataattataaacaaaatttaagtGAGAAagaaccttttttcttcttgACTTCCTCTCTGGGGATGTAGATGGGTTCTTTGCGGACAGGTTTGCGTTCAGGTGTTGAGATCCTTCCTTTAGGTCGCCCTCCTTTGGTCTTGGGTTTaacctgtttttctgtcttctgcTGTTGTGTCTGCTTGTTCTGGACCACGGAAGGCTTTTTGACTGGACTAGGCACCTTGGGCAAAGGCTCAATCTGCTCTGTTGCCATACTCCTATCATCATCTGATAAACAAGGCAGAGAAAAAGTCATTCATTTGAAGCAGAAGAAGGAAGAGGGAGGAGAAACTATCAtgacagaacaaagagatcTCACCTTGTGTGTCCACCCAGGAGCTGTCCAGGATGGAGTCATCTACAGTGGTTTCATCTCTGTCATAGCTTTCTGTTGGTCCTTCTGTTTCTATGGTCTGAGTCTCCCTTCCTGGGGAGGCAGGGGTTTCAGGAACATCACCCACCTCCTCTAAACTGGCTGCTTCCATGTCAGCTTCCTGGGCCAACTCCACagactcctcctcttcctcttcatcttcttTCCGGGCAGGGACACAAAGGGCTTCATCCTCAAGTGGAGCTGAGAAACGAACGCTGTGCCCCGGTTCCTCAGCTTCATCGAAGGTCTGGACCACAGTGATGAAATCATCTTCGACCATCACCACCGATTCAATGGCAGCACGGGTCTCTGGTATCTCCTTTGTCACCTCTGGCCCTGCAGCTGCTAACTTTAAAACATCTCCCTCACTCTTCTCTTTCGAGTTGCAAGCTTCTTCCTCAGCAGCATTAATGGCggcttttttgttttgctgtctTGATTCTAATTCCACTGGCTGGTCTGCAAGCCTCTTGTCCATCTCAGCTGCTTTCtcgttttctttcttctctttcagttCCTTTTCTATCTTTTctatctcttctttttcttttgcttccCTCTCTATCTTTTCCttctcttccttttcttttgcttcCTTCTCtatcttttctttctctgcctTCTCTCTCATTTGTTGCTCCATCGTTTCTTTTTCcagcctttctttcctttctttctcctctTGCTCCAtcttttccttctcttctctttcattCCTCTCCCtatcttctctctctttttcttccttttcttttttctccctctcttctgtttctttcttctctaTTAGCTCCCTCTCTGCTTTCGCTTTCTTCTCGttctcttccttttcttttagctccctctctgctttctctttcttctcgttctcttccttttcttttagctctctctctgctttctctttcttctcgttctcttccttttcttttagctccctctctgctttctctttcttctcgtactcttccttttcttttagctccctctctgctttctctttcttctcgtactcttccttttcttttagctccctctctgctttctctttcttctcgttctcttccttttcttttagctccctctctgctttctccttctccagtctctctctctcttgctcttcctgctttttctccttcctttctttctcctctCTCAGTATCCTCTCTGCCTCTTCTTTCTTCTGTCTTTCCTGTTCCTCTGtccctttcatttccttttctttcttttctgcttcCTCCCTGactttcctctcttcctcttctttctttttcatctcGACTGCCTCCCTCTCTTGTTCTTCCTTAATTTTTCTTACAATCTCATCTCGCTCATCTTTGTTTATTCCTAACACAGGTGAAGGTGCTCTTTTTGGGGAACCATATAATTCTCTTTGTTTAAGTTTGGAAGGTGACAGTACTGGGGAGAGCAGCTTGTCATCATCGATGTTGCTCTCCACAGATGAAGTAGGAGAAGTTTTGACGGGTCTTGCAATCCGGTCCTTAGCCATGCCAGTCAGTTGGTACACATCCTCAGCATCCACCTCCTCATATGCTTCCTGGTGTACCAGCTTCACCTTCTCCCGAAGCTCCTGCAGTTCTCGTTCCTCCTCTAAACTGAGAGGCCTGTCCTCCATCTCCAATTTGCGGATCTGCCTCTCGTAGTCTGCAATCTCAGTTTCTGATGCTGAGCCTTCACCACTAGCTTGTCGTTCAGTCTCACTGGCTGACCTCTCACATTCTTCTAGAGTCACAGTTACAGTTGGTGTCACAAAGGACTCAATTGGCTGAGTAAGTGGTGTCTCGCTTACGGATTTTACCGGCTGATTATCTACAATATCTTTGCTTGTTTCCTCTATAGATTCTTTCTTAACCACCTGCCTCTGGTCTTGCCTCTCTTCTACGTCAACAACTCCTGATGGCTGGCTCTTGTCCTCCACAGATGTATCTCTAACAGCTAATTTTCTTGCCTGTTCTGCCACTTTCTCCTCAAGGACAGATGGAGTGAAGACCTGCGCAGAAGTGTCTGGGCTGAACACATCTGCAGGGGATGGCATGGGCCCCGAATATTCACTGAACACACAATAACCCATCTCTTCCAGTTGGCTTTCACTCTTTCTTGCTCCAGGACTCTGTTCCCCTGAAGTTAGGCTAGCCATTGGGTCGTCAGTGAAAGCTGAAACATCATCTTGAATCGACTTCCTCTGGATGATTTCTGGCTCTGTGTTTTCCGAAGCCAGTCTAGAACGGGTACCAGCAAGGTCCAACATCTCGGGCAAGTCTTGCGTCATCACTGTTCCATTTTTGTAAGTGTTGTTAGAGGGCTGAGGTGATTCTGGAGAGTCTGGTTCCGAAGTGGCTTTTGAAGGTGGTTCAGCTGTCCGTGGAGGGGATGAGGAATCTGAGGTGACGGAAGCTGCGGTCTCCAGGATGAGGGGAGGGAATGATGGAGGCTTATCCGAAGAAGGTGTAGAAACCGGAAGGTAATCAGCTGACTCATCTAGACTTCCACTGGTATATGACATGATGTCTGTGGCCAGTGGGGAGAAGTTCCTAGGTCGACCTTGTCCACTTTGATCCATTGTGCCAATAGTAATATTAAGTGAATAACTCCTTTGCTCTAAGGCAAGTTTACCGGGGGAAAGCCTGCATTCATTACTCTTGTCAGGCACTGTAAAGACGCCAGTGTCTTCTGCTGTACTTTTCTTAGTTTCAGGTTTATCCTTTGCTTCAGCTAGTGTGCTGTAGCTAATCTCCTGAGGCTTGGAATCACCTGTAGTCTTCTTCTCACCAGCTCGACTAAGTTCGTAATAACCCTCACCCTTACACTGGGGATCTTCATCAACCTCCATAGCTGATGTTTCAAAATATGCTGACATGCCAGATCTGTCTGTGGCATCTCTTGTTGCATCTCCTCCTTGAACTTTGACTCCCATTGAAGAGAAATCAGAGGGAGCACCGATGCTGCTGAACTCCACCACCTCCACCGATGGCTGCTTTGCGGACACAGTGATTGGCTCACCGTATGTTGGCTGAAGTGTGAGAGATCTGGCTGATTCTTTGGCTTGGCTTTGAACGTCTGGAGGTACAAAAGACGGCATATCCATGGTGGGGCTCTCCGGTACAACTCTTTCACCAGCAAAGAACCCTTGGATCTGGGGCTCAAAAAACTCCTCTGGGCGTTTTTCCGATCCAATACTGTCGGGGCTCATGGACCCACTGTCTTGCTTATCCGAGTCCATCTTCAAGGCTGAAAAGATATCTGTAAGTTGGCTGTTTCTATAACCAAGGAAAAGTATTTCTTTAGCATGCCGTGAATGAGATATTTCCTAAGCCAGGGATCATGAAAACTACAACAGAAACAGGCAAAGCTCTCTCTTAGAAACTTACAGCACAATGATACGGCCATCACTGAAGAAGTACGGCGAGATTATGGGATCCACCAAGTCACAAATGATGAAAATTATGGGGTGGTGTTTGATGGAACCGGCATGAAGTAAGTGTGATGCTGATTTGGGGGAAACAAGCTATAACAGATGGGAGGAATATCCATGCTTTTaacatcaaaacaaaagaaTGAGCATTTCTATCATTCTTAAAAAACACAATGCATTTTTTCAAGAATGTGTCTATTTACAAGCCGTCAAAATTCATATTTTCACTTAGATCTGATAGGATTTAGAGGATTTTATAATGTCACAAGTCGATCCAAAACATAACCAGCATCTTGTTTGTGAATGACGGAGAAATGCCATATTCTGTCAACaacaaaagatgacaaaaataACCAAAAAATATAAACCAATGGTAGTCTTTCTGTAAAgtcacttttttatatatacagtatgGTTCTACTGACAGCTTTACCACACTGAACATGAGACAGCCAACACAAAACCCCCTGCAAAATCTGTATTCAGAATCATGATAATAATATGAGCAATGCATGTTCAGTAACTATGATTTATGGCAATATAAAAGGCACAGAACTGGCATACCAGCACAAAGCCATTTTGTGTGAAAAAAATGAGAAACCTGTAAGCTTATAAGCtggtgaaataaaacaaaaaaagcactgtTACGTATAGCATCACTTCACGTCATCATACCAACACGAAACGGCCGGCCCCAAAAACCAGAGCaagtaaaagaaaacacaagcaAATACAACACGCAATAAAACCAGGATCAATTCAACATTGTGGCTCTTTTCACCAACAAGCCTGTGTTGCCTTGCAGCCGCAGCAGAGCGCAGGGAGGGATACTTGCCATTCCGCTTGACTTACAATGCTTATGTTATTCACCTTCTTCTAACACATCTTGCATTCTAATATAGTGGACAATGCAGTAACATGCAGACAAGGAGAGCAGAGGGCAGGACACACCTGTCTCTGGGTCTTCCTCaccctctgcttcctcctcctccgctcTGTCCATAGAGCTTTCTGCAGCAGCACTAGCTGCCTCAGCCGGCTCCAGGTCTATATCCTGGGCCTCGTCTACGGCCTCTGCCTGATCTAAGGGTTCAGCATGGGGGCTGTCCAGCTCGGGCTCTTCCCCGCTCCACTGATGCTCATCAAGAGCAGCCTCCGACTCTGCTGCCTCTGtactttcctcctcctcctcttccacctcctcctcctcctcgtatTCAGCTGTAAGAGCCTCCATGGTCTCTTCTTCTCAACAGCAGGGTGAAAGGGGGGACACATTAAGACCACAGGCAACACAGACTTGGGTTATGTGAGAACACAACTTATGAGGGGACACTTTCAGCTCTGTGAACAGATGATGTCACGTGTTTGTATCTTTACACATACAGGTACATTACATATATGGTGCAGAGTATTGTTGGGTGAGAGGTTTTCAATCCGTGACAGGTATTTCAGTCCGAAATTGATACTGTGGGTGCTTACTGTGATCAAACTATAAAGGCTTATTTGCCCAAATTTGCCCTTTGAGTGATATTACATGATGAAAATTACAACTTTTTCACTTTCTATTTCTCTTGCACACAACATATCTGCAACCCAAACTGACTATTATTGATGACAGAGGTAGTTTAAAGAAAATGATAACAGAAATAAAACTACAATTCATGGCTcaatactgtgcaaaaactgACTATTTTTGTTCAGAGCATTTCCAAAATCAAATTTTTTCTGaaaatgcatatatatatatatatatatatatatatatatatatatatataaataaataaatatttatgattaaagaaatatgattttttttttaaaaaacgcttAGCTATGCATCCATCTAATCGTCATATTTATTCATATAGAACTGGAGCAAGCTGGCATATTCACTGGGGAAAAACATTAATTTCACAGCTTAAGGTGCTGATGCTGGGGAATTAACATTCAATTTTTGTGCAACTGTGTCATTCAAATAAgctaaataacaacaaaaagaggaaaaaatataATATCTGGATACAAAGTTTCTGTTAATACTGCTCATTCGCTTCAGACATAATAATGGCATGCAAAATTGTTAATGTTATAGTAACTATTATTAAGAAACAGCTACAGAAAGCGAATGAGCTACATGTTACTGATCTGCTCATGTTATTGATGTCAAGCTCACAAAGTCgatattaaaacaaaattaaagtgTGCAACAATTATAGCAATTTAAGTGTGAACTTTTCAACTGTTTTCTGTAATATCATCCATTTTTATAATAGTTCTAATAGAGAAAATGTCAAAAAATAACTTTTGTAAAATTAGTTTTATACAACATTTTGATCAGTTTGATCATATGACTTCCCCTCTTTCATATGTTCAAGACCAAAAATTTTCTAAAAATCTTTTCATGCTCTAAAACATCACAGTGAAAGGTTTAAACAGTtactgtattaaaaaaaaatgaagatttATCGGACTGCGATTTTCTGTTATGTGTGACTTTCTTAAGCTTGTTATAAACGCTTAATTGCTGGTTGTGGTTATTCATACAGACATCGATGATGGGCTAGTATCATCGAAACTGGAATGAGACCCATTGAAACTGCAAACAAGATGTTTTGTGTGCTTTGGAGCTGAAAGTCTTCCTTGTTGCCACAGTGAGAGTGTTAGAGTAGGGACTGATGTGTGGAGAGGAACTGACACAGTACACCATGGTAAAAGAAAAGTGATAATCTTGAGGAATTAACTAAATTAATCAGTATGGGAGATGACTGGCAAAGAGAAATCTTGTGCATAAAGGTCATGCACAGTGTCTCTGAGACATTTATGAAAGTAATGGATCTTAATTCATGTCCCAAAAGTCAGCCTTGTGGGCCATGTGGTCTTACTGATGAGGATGTTCACTGACGGAGCCACAAAAAACCCACTGCTGTATCTTTGAGACATCACTGCTATGCGCTGGAGTTAACGGCATGGCAACCACAGGAAGCAATGGCTTTTGGTGAAAATGAATGAGAATAAGAAAGATGAATGTTAAATAAGCACGTCAAATTTTGAGTAGACACACATCACAAGGACAAACAAACCTCACGCAAAGACAGACGAAGAGACAAATGGACGGACGGAGGGACGGAGGGACAAAAGGAAGGAGGGATGAAGCGAGGAGGTCAAATCacagaaggaaagaaagagagaggagatgagGGGAGAAATGGCAAAGAGGAACCATGCGTGGTTCACCTTCAATCTGTCTAAAGGCCACGGCATGCCCTGTGGGGCGAGCGCCCGAGTGCGTCCACTCTGGGCTGAACAATGGGTGCTCATAGTACTCCTCGTCGGAGTGGTAGGGGTCGTCCTCGGGCACGGAAACTGAGATGGAGGGGGCGAGGAACTTGCACCTCTCCCGAGAATTTTGGAAGCGACGGAGAGGGCCCGCCTCCTCCTCATCCCCTACATCTACAAACAAGACAGACACAAGGAGAAGAACTGCAGGGAAATCTCGACACACGGACTAAAAGAGAGACAGCGAGAAGGAaggaaaagataaagaaaaagaaaacaatgaaaaaaaaatgggaaaactggcaaaaaaaacaaccatctTAAAGTTGATTTATCACACAATATATTGGTAAGTTATTCAAATTTAGGGTTATTTTTTGTGGGGGTATTTCTGTCTGTAGCTTGGTAGCACAATGTTTGCCCACATGTCACGTCATGTAATCTTTATCTCTTTAAACTGAAATTATAAACCATTCAACAGCACCCCATTTATGTGCTTCTTGGCATCACTTTCAAGGCAGGACCAAACtgcaaaaaaagtaaaagaaggCTGTGTGATGACAGCATCTCAACCAGGTAAGGATTTAGAAAGACTACCGGAATAATTCCATAAGTCATCTTTTGTCCTCTTCGTTGTTCCACGCTAACCCTACAATCAATGGTCTAACTTTAAATGGGGCCAACAGTGGATCTTAAAGTTCCCCAGATGACTTTTAAAGATGgccattttttttgcaaagaaaGGGTACATAAGGCTtgagaagattaaaaaaaattaaaccatTAGAATAGGCAACAAAAAGAGAAACGTGTAGACAGACTGAGACACGTATGAAGAAGACTTGAGAACAAGAGAGACATCACACACAGGACTACAACAAGTAGACAGTGACAAGCAACTGAAAGATAGCAAAGCTTTGGGGGCCAGCCTTTATCCGAGACCAACAAAATGAGCATAATGCATCATTTAAGGAAAAAAATCGTCTTTGTTCCACAATGACTAAacctaaacaaaaacacaacattaaaAGGAAACAGTTACAACCACGGTAGCACAGCAGAAGGTtggataaaagaaagaaagactgaaAAGGTGTGTTTTGCCAGCTACGACACAAACAAAGCTCTTTTTTTGCAATTCCCTGGATCTGCTCAAAGCTATGTAAAGACTCAAAAATACAACACCAACCCACCAACTAAGCCTTTTTTAACACTCAGGGTGAAACAGAAAACTTGTCACCTGGGTATGCAAAGACTTAAACCTACACTTTTATCGTCGAGTGTAGAGCTCCAAGTTGCACTGTTCAACAATTGCTGAAAACCAAATGTAAGAGTCAACGAAAAACAACCTAACTGCATCATCGGTCTAACTGGTAAACTGGAGGGCAAAGAATCATTTATGTCAGAGGGCAAACTATGCTCATAGGTTGCATTTCTTCTTATCCTCTTTTTGCTATTTGCTTTTTCCTCTTTCCATCTCACGTCCATTTCACAGTTTCAGTCTATAGATTTAGCTTTAGAGATGAACCTCTGACCTTTAGCCCTTAACCACATACcccaaaaaatttaaaaatataaaaaataaaaaacagacaaCAGACAATGACCAGAAAACGCAACACCATGACAACAGACATGCAAAACTTAGAAGAACAAAACAGACAAACGACAAGAAGTTGCAGGATTACCTAAATTTTCATATTAGTGTGTGTGGAGACAGTGAGGTGTGGAGGTTAGAGGAGTGGATGAAGAGGATGATAAAAAAGAGTGCGCTTGGTATGACACAGTGGTCATGCATGTGAGTGTGTCTTCATTCCAGAGAAATTGTGACGACAATGAAGATACTAAGTGCATCGGTTCCAGGAGTATGATGAAAAGGATGAAGCTGAATCTCCGAGGAAATGGATGACAGGAGAAGGGAGAACATGTCCCTGCTTTTAGCAGCTCTGATTTGGTTTCTTGAATGGGTGTCAATGTGTCGTTTCTCGCCAGCACCACAACACACCAATGTGTTGGCGATCACAAAACTCCTGAGGCTAAAGTGAAGGAAAAGAAGGAAAccatactctttttttttttttttatcagatgtGGTCTTTTTATTCTTGGCCTACCTTGTTCCGGAGGACCAAAGTGCTCAGCTGCAGGTGAAGGGGGAGGGGAAGGAGGCAAATTGGTGGTATCTTCAACTGTAAAGGGGCAAAGAGGGAAGAGGAGGCATGAATATAGTCATAGAAatcaaaaaaagtaaaaacttaATGGATATTCTGCCATTCGTTTGTATGAAACTAGGAGGTACACGAGTAGAGCAAAGTGACACCAACACTGACAAAAGagtttcaaattcaattcaaagaaTATGTGAACTCCAGCAGTTGTGAGAGAAGTCGTAAGACCATGAAGGTGACGGTCGAATTACAGTCATGTAGCTGCACCATCGAACCACCCCTACTGCCTCATAAGAAACACTTGAGAATTACATCTGCTACAAGGTAAATTAAAGATACATGAATGATAAATAGCTCATATGAATCATATTTTCCTCCTTCCACTTGAAGGGCCGGCACCTTACAGGCCTTGCTTTTCTTTCAACTGGACAACCTGTTGTTAACATGTAGCTGAGGATGAATGTAGACAGCTCAGCCTCCATAACATACTCAACTTACAGCAGCATGATTTTAATAAACTCTTTGATCAAACGGTATTCAAGGTTAGCAATGCTCTGTCATGTTGCTGCCCACCAGACCGTCCAGCTGTACTATTATtatgatgtttgtttttctttaaggaAGACTTAGTGTCTGCCATACTGGGTTCAGCGTATGCTTACCACGGATGACTCTTTACTCTGTAAATATGCTGTCTTTTCATGATGTGTGCGACTCCACGAGGCCACGTGTTGTGACTGACTTCTGAACATCAGATGTGCACAACTTGGATAGCAGAATGAATGGGTGCTGGGTGTGAGTTGCTGACTTTTAACTTGCCTTTGGAACCCTGTAGACCTGACAGGGTTGTGCCATGACCCTCATCCAGTGCCAGCTGGGTCAGACAGGCTCCGGCCCCATGTGCCAATTGGACAGAAGATTTTTTTCTATGGTTACTACCCGGCAACGCTTGTTGTGATGCTGACTCACCTGACGGCAGTCGTTGAGTCTCCTGTTCTCCCTTCAGTACTGCCACTGCCTCTGCCGTCACCTCTTGCACAATCCGTGCAGACACTTGCTCTGAGAATAGACAgtcacacaaatacacaagGTGAATAAAACTGTTCATCTAAGTAGAATATAAAGGGAGAGGCTTAAATAGGTCAAATCtaacaaattcaattcaataaatATCCAAAACTgtaagggagaaaaaaaaaaaagtccagttgCCCCTGTTAAATATAATCGAACCACTGCAGTTGTACTGGAACAATATAAGAACTTGAACTTCCAAACTATATATTGATGTTAGAATTTACTATATAAAGTATATATAAAGCAATCTAATTTGCCAATCTTTTCAcacattgctttttttttaaaaatcatgtcACTAAAAACActggatgaaaaccagaaaaccaACCAACTGCTCGAATACTTGTGTGGCTTGTGAAGGTGTTACTATGGAAACCTGACATCATTATACAAAGTGCAGGCTGGAGATGAGATGTATAATTTCCAAAAATCTATTCTGTTTTACTCCATTTTTATCTAACTTTAGGATCTGAGTCATTGTATCTGCAATGACACACATAATTTAATCTTTCTAAAACGCCAGATTCAGA contains:
- the map2 gene encoding microtubule-associated protein 2 isoform X5; translation: MADGRQPEDGTPQWDPSGGQEPGGTHGANGYSASAFRTCQPGGAHMATAPYTARENGFNGELTGAHAITAEQVSARIVQEVTAEAVAVLKGEQETQRLPSVEDTTNLPPSPPPSPAAEHFGPPEQDVGDEEEAGPLRRFQNSRERCKFLAPSISVSVPEDDPYHSDEEYYEHPLFSPEWTHSGARPTGHAVAFRQIEEETMEALTAEYEEEEEVEEEEEESTEAAESEAALDEHQWSGEEPELDSPHAEPLDQAEAVDEAQDIDLEPAEAASAAAESSMDRAEEEEAEGEEDPETALKMDSDKQDSGSMSPDSIGSEKRPEEFFEPQIQGFFAGERVVPESPTMDMPSFVPPDVQSQAKESARSLTLQPTYGEPITVSAKQPSVEVVEFSSIGAPSDFSSMGVKVQGGDATRDATDRSGMSAYFETSAMEVDEDPQCKGEGYYELSRAGEKKTTGDSKPQEISYSTLAEAKDKPETKKSTAEDTGVFTVPDKSNECRLSPGKLALEQRSYSLNITIGTMDQSGQGRPRNFSPLATDIMSYTSGSLDESADYLPVSTPSSDKPPSFPPLILETAASVTSDSSSPPRTAEPPSKATSEPDSPESPQPSNNTYKNGTVMTQDLPEMLDLAGTRSRLASENTEPEIIQRKSIQDDVSAFTDDPMASLTSGEQSPGARKSESQLEEMGYCVFSEYSGPMPSPADVFSPDTSAQVFTPSVLEEKVAEQARKLAVRDTSVEDKSQPSGVVDVEERQDQRQVVKKESIEETSKDIVDNQPVKSVSETPLTQPIESFVTPTVTVTLEECERSASETERQASGEGSASETEIADYERQIRKLEMEDRPLSLEEERELQELREKVKLVHQEAYEEVDAEDVYQLTGMAKDRIARPVKTSPTSSVESNIDDDKLLSPVLSPSKLKQRELYGSPKRAPSPVLGINKDERDEIVRKIKEEQEREAVEMKKKEEEERKVREEAEKKEKEMKGTEEQERQKKEEAERILREEKERKEKKQEEQERERLEKEKAERELKEKEENEKKEKAERELKEKEEYEKKEKAERELKEKEEYEKKEKAERELKEKEENEKKEKAERELKEKEENEKKEKAERELKEKEENEKKAKAERELIEKKETEEREKKEKEEKEREDRERNEREEKEKMEQEEKERKERLEKETMEQQMREKAEKEKIEKEAKEKEEKEKIEREAKEKEEIEKIEKELKEKKENEKAAEMDKRLADQPVELESRQQNKKAAINAAEEEACNSKEKSEGDVLKLAAAGPEVTKEIPETRAAIESVVMVEDDFITVVQTFDEAEEPGHSVRFSAPLEDEALCVPARKEDEEEEEESVELAQEADMEAASLEEVGDVPETPASPGRETQTIETEGPTESYDRDETTVDDSILDSSWVDTQDDDRSMATEQIEPLPKVPSPVKKPSVVQNKQTQQQKTEKQVKPKTKGGRPKGRISTPERKPVRKEPIYIPREEVKKKKAIIKKTDITKKLETQSLSPSKRSGMKPAVRQTRPIQHHSCPRRRPTETPPDSRQPLSVARQSRDRASDGGSQSPEKRSSLSRHTSILSRRGYHEHEESSTSITSSGSTAPRRPTSFRTEMRAEHRIGRTPSMTVAESVRSRSARSGHSTPRTPGSTAITPGTPPSYSSSSWTPGTPRSLSLISHERKVAIVRTPPKSPATTPKQLRIINQPLPDFKNIKSKIGSTENIKYQPKGGQVFIPSVKLDYRHVQSRCGSLDRRGYSAGGGNVQIQNKKIDLSHVTSKCGSLDNIHHRPGGGNVRIESVKLGFKDKAQAKVGSMDNTHHIPGGGHIMIESHRLAFRDQAKARVDHGAEIIVQSPGLSGTVSPHRHQESQLSSSGSLNMMESPQLATLAEDVTAALAKQGL